Part of the Pseudoxanthomonas sp. Root65 genome is shown below.
ACAGGCCGTGACACGACGCGTGCGCGCTTCATGCAGTGGGCCGGAGGTGGATCATCGCCGGAGTGTAGGGAAGGCGGTGGAACGATGCCATGTCATGCAGGCAAGGCGGTGATGCATCGAAGCGCAGCGTCCTTGTCCCTCTCCCCGCTTCGCAGGGAGAAGGAACATCGCCGCGCGCAGGAGGAAATGCCGTGCTACGGCACCACGCGATCGATCGTCAGCGTGTAGGTGTTGCCGGCCTTGACGTCGGCGGTGACGGCGGCGGCTTCCAGGTCGCCGGTCTGCGCGGCGGGGCCGTTGCCCTTGGCGATGCGGGCGACCAGTTGCACCTGCGGAAGCTGCGACAGCTTCATCGTAGGCATCGGACTGTCGCCGTCGCCTAGGGGCACGGTCACGGGGAACGCGGACACCGGCAGGCGCTTGGCGGCGACCGGCATCGGCGGGCCACCGATCTGGCGGGCGAACACGAACAGCGTGTCGCCCGGCGCGAGCTTGTCCTTCAATGCCGGTGCCAGGTCCACGGTGACCGTGAGCAGTGCGGGCGCGGTGTCGGCCGAGGCGGCCGATGCGGTGTCCGCGAGCGGCGGCAGGCCGGCGTCGGCGCGGGCTTCGTTGATCTGCGTGCGCAGGGTGGCGGCGGTGTTGGGATCGACCTTGGCCAGCAGCGGTTCCCAGGTCTTCGCCGCTTCGGCGTGCTTGCCTTCCTGCCGCTGTGCGAGGCCGACGAACCACAGCGCGCGCTGGTGGTCGGGATTGATCGCCACGGCCTTGTCCAGCAATGCGATGGCCTGCGTGTCGAGCTTGCGCTCGGGGTTGTTGAACAGGCGTGCCTGCGCGGCTTCGACCAGCAGGTCGGCATCGGTGGGCAGCAGCTGTACGGCGCGCTCGAAGGCCTTCTGCGCGTCGCCGAAGCGTTGCAGGGCGGCGTAGGACTTGCCCAGCAGGCGCCAGCCCTCGGGCTCGTTAGGCTGCTTCGCCAGTTCGGCTTCGAGTTGCGCGACGGCGTCGTCCAGCGTGGCCGGCATGGCGGCCGCGGCCTGCGGTTCCAGCGCGGCGGGCGTGCCGACCACGCGGTACAGCGCGAACGTGGCGATGCCCAGCGTCGCCACGCCGGCCAGTACCAGCCCGCGTGCATCGCGCCACAACGGCCACAGCACCGCCAGCAGCACGGCCAGCGACAGCACGATGGCGAGGATCACGAAGACGGTCATCACCACTCCTGCTCGGTGTCGTCGGTGGCGGGCGCCGGTTGCTTCGCGCGCTTGGCCACGATGCGGCCGACCCACACGCCACCGGCCAGCAGCAGCAACAGCGGACCGAACCACAGGATGTAGGTCGCGGGTGCGACGTCGGGCTTGTACAGCACGAACTCGCCGTAGCGCTCGACCAGGAACTGCTTCACCTGGGCGTCGTCCTTGCCCTGGCGCATCAGGTCCAGCACTTCGCGACGCAGGTCGTGCGCGATCTGCGCGTTGGAGTCGGCCAGCGACTGGTTCTGGCACATCACGCAGCGCAGTTCGGCGGTGAGCCGGTGGAAGCGCGCTTCCTCGGTCGCGTCGGTGAACTGCAGCGGGGTGGGGTCGCTGGCCTGCGCGAAGGCGGCGAAACTGCAAGCGGCCAGGCACAGCGCGAGCACCCACCGTAGAGCCGAGCCTGCTCGGCTGCGCGAGGTCGGAACGGAGAGCGGCCGAGCAGGCTCGGCTCTACGCTCGGAGGTGACAGACATCCTGCTCATCGGCCGGCTTCGATCTTTTCCAGCGCCGGTATCAGCTGGTGGTCGATGATGGCCTGGTCGATGGCGCCGACATGCTTCCAGCGGACGATGCCGTTGCCGTCGACGAGGAAGGTTTCCGGCGCGCCGTAGATGCCCCAGTCGATGGCCGCGCGGCCTTCGAGGTCGGCGATGACCATCATGTAGGGATTGCCGAACTGCTCCAGCCAGCGCAGCGCGTCCTCGCGTTCGTCCTTGAGGTTGTAGCCGATGAAGCGCACGCGCTTGGTCAGCGCGAACTGGGTCAGTACGGGATGCTCGACGCGACACTCCGGGCACCAGCTGCCCCACACGTTCATCACGTAAGGCTGGCCGGCGAGGTCGGCGTTGGTGACGCGCCTGGCCGGGTCGTGCAGCAGCGGCAGGTCGAACGCGGGTGCCGGCTTGCCGATCAGCGGCGAGGGCAATGCATCACGGCCGGCGCGGTCGGACTGGGACACGCCGTAGTACAGCAGACCCATCAGGCCGACGAAGAACAGGCCGATGATGACCAGCGCGAAGGTCAGCGCACCGCGCGAGCGCTGCGGCGAGGGCGGGAGTTCGGATGCGTTGTTCATGCGGGACGCGCCTCGGCGTTCTTGTGGTTCCGGAACCGGCGGTCGGCGGCGGTGACGAAGCCGCCCAGCGCCATCAGCGCGGCGCCGAGCCAGATCCAGCGGACGAAGGGTTTGATGTGCACGCGCAATGCCCAGGCGTCGTTGCCCAGCGGTTCGCCGATGGCGACGTAGACGTCGCCCAGCACGCCGGGCTTGATGCCGGCTTCGGTCATCACCTGGCCGCCGCTGGCGTAGGCGCGCTTTTCCGGATGCAGCAGCACCACGGGCTTGCCGTCGCGCAGCACCTGCACGTGGCCGCGGTCGGACAGATAGTTGGGCCCCTGGGTTTCATCGACGCCCTGGAAGTGGAAGCCCCAGCGCCCGACCTCGACCGTCTGGCCCGGCTTGACCGCCAGTTCGCGCTGCACGTTCAACCCTTCCACCAGCAGCGCGCCGACCAGGAACACGGCGACACCGGTATGCGCCAGCGTCATGCCGAGCATCTCGGGCGTGAAGCGGCCGTTGGCGCGCAGGCGTTGCCAGACGAAGCGCAGCGTGCCCAGCCCGACCCAGGCCGCGCCGAGGATGCCGGCGGCGACCTTCAGCTTGCCCTGCGGCGCCATGAAGTACGCGATGGCGGCCAGTATGAGCGCCAGCCCGGCCCACGGCAGCAGCATGGCGAACGGCTTGGCCAGGTTGTCGCGCTGCCATTTGGTGATCGGCCCGAACGGGACCAGCGCCACGAGCGGCGCCATCAGCACGATGAACAGCAGGCTGAAGTACGGCGGACCGACCGAGATCTTGCCGAGGTTCAGCGCATCGGCGATCAGCGGATACAGCGTGCCCAGCAGCACCATGGCGCAGGCGGCGGTCAGCAGCAGGTTGTTGGCCAGCAGCAGGGTCTCGCGCGAACTGGCGGCGAAGTACGATTTTTCCGATTCGCCGTCGGCCAGCTGCGGCGCGCGCAACGCGTACAGCAGCAGCGAGCTGCCGATCACGATGCCGAGGAAGATCAGGATGAACACGCCGCGGGTGGGATCGGCGGCGAACGCGTGCACGCTGGTGATCACGCCGGAGCGCACCAGGAACGTACCCAGCAGCGACAGCGAGAACGCGGCGATGGCCAACAGCAGGGTCCAGCCGCGGAACGCGCCGCGCTTCTCGGTGACCGCCTGCGAATGGATCAGCGCCGCGCCGACCAGCCACGGCATGAAACTGGCGTTCTCGACCGGATCCCAGAACCACCAGCCGCCCCAGCCCAGTTCGTAGTACGCCCACCAGCTGCCCAGTGCGATGCCCAGCGTCAGGAAGCCCCAGGCGATGTTGGTCCACGGCCGCGTCCAGCGCAGCCAGCGCGCATCCACGTGGCCGTCGAGCAGCGCGGCGATGGCGAACGCGAACGGCACCACGAAACCCACGTAGCCCACGTACAGCAGCGGCGGATGGATGATCATCCCCGGGTCCTGCAGCAGCGGGTTGAGGTCGCGCCCTTCGCCGGGCGAGGGCAGCAGCCGCACGAACGGATTGGAGGTGAAGATCAGGAAGGCGAGGAAACCGATCGCCACCACGCCCATCACGCCCAGCACGCGCGCCATCACCACGTCCGGCAGGCGGCGCGAGAACAGCGCCACCGCACCGGTCCACAGCGCCAGCACCAGCGCCCACAGCAGCAGCGAACCTTCGTGCGAGCCCCACACCGCGGTGTAGCGGTAGACCATCGGCAGCAGCGAGTTGGAGTTGTCGGCCACGTACTTGACCGAGAAGTCCTGCGTCACGAACGCCACGGTCAGCGCGATGAAGGCCAGCATCACCAGCCACAGCTGCGCGTAGGCGGCCGGGCGCGCGACCGCCATCCACGCGGCCTTGTTGCGTTGCGCGCCGGCCAGCGGCAGCACCGACTGCAGGATGGCCACCAGCAGCGCCAGGATCAGCGCGATTTGTCCGAGTTCAGGAAGCATGCGTATTCCATCCCCTCTCCCTGCATAGCGGGGAGAGGGTGCCGAAGGCGGGTGAGGGGCGAGCGGAGTCGCTGACGTTCAAACGAGGGTAGTGCGTCCGCGGGCGCTGGTCGGGATTCGTGCGCATGCGCTGGGAAGCGAAAGCGCCCCTCATCCGGCCTCCGGCCACCTTCTCCCCGCAGGCGGGGAGAAGGGAAAACCCCGAGCGTGACTGGCTCAATTCGCCGACCCCGCGGGTGTCGCGGGCACGTCGTGCTTCTGGTGCGCCTTGCCCATCTTGTCGGCGACTTCCTTCGGCATGTAAGCCTCGTCGTGCTTGGCCAGCACGTCTTCGGCGACGAACACGCCGTCCTGCATGGTGCCGGTGGCGACCACGGCCTGGCCCTCGCGGAACAGGTCCGGCAGGATCTTGCCGTAGCGCACGGTCAGCTGCGCATCGCCGTCGGTGACGCGGAAGTGCGAGGTCAGCGAGCCGGCCTCGCGGGCGAACGAACCCTTCTCCACCATGCCGCCGAGCCGGAAGCGTGCCTGCTTGGCGTCGCCGCGCAGGACTTCGGCGGGGGTGTAGAGGTAGGCCACGTTGCGTTCCAGCGCCATCGCGATGAGCGTGGTGGCGATGCCGGCCACCACGACGGCGAGCAGCACGAACAGCAGGCGACGGCGGCGTACGGGGTTCATCGGTCAGCGTTCCAGATCGGCGGGGGCGGCGTGGCGGCGGGCGTCGCGCGCCACGCGCAGGCGGGCGGCGCGCAGTTCGCGGCGCACCTGCAGGCGCGGTGCCAGGAAGTCCCAGCCCAGCACCACGGCGAACACGGCATAGGCGCCGATGACGTATTCCAGATAGGTCATGGCGCGGTCTCCCGGGTGGCGGCGAGTTTGGCCACCCAGTCCTTGCCGGCTTCGCGGCGCAGGTTGTCGGCGCGGGCGCGCGCCAGCAGCGAGCCGAGGAACCAGAACTTGGTGGCGATGACCATCAGCACCAGCGGCAGCAGCATGCTGTCGTCCATGCTGGATTCACCGAACACGCGGATGGTCTGGCCCTGGTGCAGCGAGTTCCACCACACCACCGAGTAGCGGATCACCGGCAGCAGCGCCACGCCGACGATGGCCAGCAGGCCGGCCGCGCGCGCGGCGCTGCGGCGGTCGTCGATGGCGCCGTACAGGCCCATCACGCCCAGGTAGAGGAACAGCAGGATCAGTTCGGTGGTCAGGCGCGGGTCCCAGTCCCACCAAGTGCCCCACATCGGCTTGCCCCAGATGCTGCCGGTGGCCAGGGTGATGACGGTGAACGCGGCGCCGGTGGGCGCGCAGGCCATCGCCAGGATCTCGCACAGCTTGATGCGCCAGATCAGTGCGATGGCGGCGTAGAACGCCATCAGGCCGAACACGAACATGCTCATCCACGCGCTGGGCACGTGGATATAGAGGATGCGGAAGCTGTCGCCCTGCTGGTAGTCGGCCGGCACCACGAACAGCGCCTGCCACAGGCCGACGCCGAGCAGCACGAGGGCGGCCAGGTAGCACCACGGCGTCCAGCGCGCCGCGAAGCGGTCGAAGTAGGGCGGTGAACCGAGTTGGTGGAACCAGCGGACGAGGGGATTCATGCGGCGGCGGTCTTCAGGTCAGGGCGATGCGGATCGCCGCGGCGGCCGCCAGCGGCGCCAGCAGCAGCGAGAGCAGCAGGCCGGCGCCCAGCCAGAGGAGGGCGCCGGAGGCATCCAGCCCTTGTGCGCTGGCGGCGACGGCACCGGCGCCGAACACCAGCACGGGCACGTACAGCGGCAGCGCCAGCAGGGCCACAAGGATACCAGAGCGCCTCATGCCCACCGTCAGCGCGGCGACCACCGCGCCCAGCAGGCTCAGCAGCGGCGTGCCCAGTGCGAGCGTGGCCAGCAGCATCGGCAGTTCGCTGCGCGGCAGGTGCAGCATCTCGCCGAGCAGTGGCGCCGCGATCACCAGCGGCAGCGCGGTGGTCGCCCAGTGGGTCAGCACCCGCACCAGCACCAGCCATGCCAGCGGCACCGGCGCCAGGATCCACTGTTCCAGCGAGCCGTCTTCGGCATCGCCACGGAACAGCGTGTCCAGCGACAGCAGGCCGGCCAGCAGCACGGCCACCCACAGCACCGCTGGCGCGACCTTCGACAGCGCTTGCGGCGACGTGCCCAGACCGAGCGCGAACAGCACCACCACCAGCAGCGCGAACAGCGCCGGCTGCAGCGCGTCGCCGCGACGGCGCCAGAGTAGCTGCACGTCGCGGGTGATCAGCGCGCGGGCGGTCTGGAGGAGGGAGGGTGCGGTGGTCATGCGTGGGGGGCCATGGAGCAGCCCCTTCCCCCGCGCGAGGGGGAAGGTTGGGATGGGGGCGGAGCGGAGTCGTTTGCAGTGATGGCTGCAAGGGAATTCCACAGGCGACGTCCCTGCATACGCGAGACTCGATGCAGCGCCGTACCGGCGAATCCATGAGCGCCGGTTTGCCCCCACCCCAGCCCTCCCCCGTGAACGGGGGCGGGTGCGGTGTGCGGCGAATCCGGGAACACAGGCGCCGCCTTCATGCCGCGTCTCCCCGTTCCAGCACCAGCATCCGCGTCTGTACCGGCGGCGCGGCGTAGGCGCCGTGGGTGGTCACCAGGGCGGCGCCGCCATCGCGCAGGTGCGCGGAGATCATGCGGTTCACCAGGTTGATGCCGTCCAGGTCGAGGTTGGCGTAGGGCTCGTCGAGCAGCCACAGCGGCGAGGGCGACAGCCACAGGCGGGCCAGCGACAGGCGCTTCTTCTGGCCGGCGGAGAGCTGGCGGGCCAGGGCGTCCTCGTAACCGGCCAGGCCCACCATCGCCAGCGCATTGCCGGGCATCTGGCGCGCGCGGCGACCGTGCAGGCCGCAGAGGAAGTTGAGGTTTTCCAGCGTGTTGAGGTCGGCCTTCAGCGCGGGCAAGTGGCCGAGGTAGGCCATCGCATGCGCCCGGCGCGACGGGCCGGCGGGTTGTCCGTCGATGTCGATCTGGCCGGCATCGGCACGCAGCAGGCCGGCCAGCACCCGCAGCAGGGTGGTCTTGCCGACCCCGTTGCCGCCCTGCACCAACAGTGCCTCGCCCGCGTCCACGTGGAAATCCAGCGGCCCGAACACCGGCTCGTCATTGCGCGAGAACGCCAGGGCGCGGGCAGCCAGCAACGGCGGGTGGCGGGGAGCGGCATCGGTCATCGGATCGGGCGTTCCCGGGCGGGAGGCGGGGGTGTCCTGGAGGCTCAGCCGCCCATTCTAAACGGACGCGCCGGTCCGGCCGCCTGCGACAGACGGTCGCGGTGTCAGCCCACCCAGTCGGTGTACGGATCGCCATCGGCCTGCGGTGGGCGCGGCCACATCATCCGCAGCCGCACCGGCGCGTCGGCGTGCCAGAACAGGGTGCCGCCCTGGCCGAACTCGCGCGCCAGGGCGTCGGCCTGTTCCCGCGTGGCGTCCAGCACCAGGCAGCCGTGTTCGACCATGCCGCCCTGGTTGTTGCAGCCGAGCGCGGGGTGGAAGGCCAGGCCCAGCGTGTGCAGACGGGCATGCAGGCGCTCCTGCGCCGCGTCGTTGACGTGCCGTGGGGCATCGCCGGGCGGGGGATTCCACGCGGTGATGAACAGATAGCGGGAGGCCATGACCTGCCGCTCGACGTCCGGGGCGGTCATGCCGGTACGGAACAGCCATTCCTGCCGGCCGACGGTGACGAAGTAGTGCGCGGCGGCCCAAGCGGTTGCCAGCCGCGCGCGTTCCGCCTCGGGAACCTCTCCGAGGCCGGTGCCGTCGGCGGGAGCGCGGTGGTCGGCCATGGCCGCATCATCGCGCGTAACGCCCGGCGCGTACACTCTGCGCTCCCCACGACGAGTCCCCGAACCAGGATGTCCCAGCCGCAGACCAAGCTGCCCAAGGTGGGCACCACCATCTTCACCGTGATGTCGCAGCTCGCCGCCGAGCACGGCGCGGTCAACCTGGGACAGGGTTTCCCGGACTTCGCCGTGCCGCAGCGGCTGGTGGACGAACTGGACCGCGCGATGCGCGACGGCCACAACCAGTACGCGCCGATGACCGGCGTGGCCCCGCTGCGCCAAGCCATCGCCGAGAAGGTGTTGCGCTGCTATGGGCGCGAGGTGAACCCGGACACCGAGATCACCGTCACCAGCGGCGCCACCGAGGCGCTGTTCAATGCGATCCACGCGGTGGTGCGGTCGGGCGAAGAGGTCATCGTGCTGGACCCGGCCTACGACAGCTACGAGCCGGCGATCGACCTGGCCGGCGCGCGCGCCGTGCACGTGCCGCTGGACCCGCAGACCTTCGCCGTGGACTGGGATCGCGTGCGCGCGGCCGTCACGCCTAAGACCCGGCTCCTGATCATCAACAGCCCGCACAATCCGTCCGGCGCGATGTTCGACGAAGCCGACATCCGCGCGCTGTCGGCGTTGCTGGAAGGCACCGGCATCTACCTGATCTCGGACGAGGTGTACGAGCACATCGTGTTCGATGGCCGTCGCCACGAGTCGATCCTGCGCTATCCGGAACTGGCGGCACGTGCGTTCGTCGTGTCCAGCTTCGGCAAGACCTACCACTGCACCGGCTGGAAGATCGGCTACGCCATCGCACCGCCGGCGCTGAGTGCCGAGTTCCGCAAGGTGCACCAGTACAACGTGTTCTGCACCTTCGCGCCGGCGCAGCACGCCTTCGCCGCGATGATCCGCGACGAGCCCGAGCACTACGAGCAGTTGGGCGCGTTCTATCAGGACAAGCGCGACCGCTTCCGCGAGCAGTTGCTGGGTACCAAGTTCAAGCCGCTGCCGGTGCCGGGCGGCTACTTCCAGCTGGTCGATTATTCGGCGGTCAGCGACCTGTCGGATGCGGAATTCGTGAAGTGGCTGACCATCGAGCACGGTGTCACCGCGATCCCGCTGTCGCCGTTCTACGAAACGCCGCCGGCCGGCCAGCGGTTGGCGCGTCTGTGCTTCGCCAAGAACGAAGCGACGCTGGATGCGGCGATCGCGCGGTTGAAAGCGCTGTAATGATTCGTCATTCCGGCGAACGCCGGAATCCATCTGGCTTTTGCTCCAGGTTCCGAGAAACGGCAAAGCCAATGGATCCCAGCGTTCGCTGGGATGACGTGGGAACCATTGCGATCGTCGTCATTCCGATGGCGATCTGGAGACAGAACCCATGCAAGACCTCCGCATTTCCCTCGTGCAAGGCGAAACACGCTGGCACGACCCGGCAGGCAACCGCGACTATTACGGTGGCTTGATCGCGCCGCTGGCGGGGCAGACCGATCTGGTGATCCTGCCGGAGACGTTCACCAGTGGTTTCAGCAACGACGCCATCGACCAGGCCGAGGGCATGGACGGACCCACGATCACCTGGATCCGAGAACAGGCGGCGACGCTCGATGCCGCGGTGACGGGCAGCGTGCAGTTGCGGACCGAGGCTGGCGTGTTCAACCGTTTGTTGTTCGCCACGCCCGACGGCGGCCTGCAGCACTACGACAAGCGTCATCTGTTCCGCTACGCGAACGAGCACAAGCGCTACGCGGCCGGGCGCGACCGGCTGACGGTGGAGTGGAAAGGCTGGCGGATCAATCCGCTGGTCTGCTACGACCTGCGCTTCCCCGTGTTCGCACGCAACCGCCATGACGTCGAACGTCCGGGGCAGCTGGATTTCGATCTGCAACTGTTCGTGGCCAACTGGCCGGCGGCGCGCGCGTATCCGTGGAAGACGCTGCTGCGGGCGCGGGCGATCGAAAACCTGTGCTACGTGGCAGCGGTGAATCGTGCGGGGACGGATGGCAACGGTCTCGAGTACGCGGGCGACAGTGCGGTCATCGACATGCTGGGGCAGCCGGTGGTGGAGTTGCCGGCAGGCGAGGGTGTGGTGACGACGACGATCTCGGCGCAGGCGCTGGCGGCGCATCGGGAGCGGTTCCCGGCGATGCTGGATGCGGATCGGTTCGAGTTGCGCTGAGTATTTGAGCCCCTTTTCCTGCGGGAGGCGTGGGTGAGTCGTCCGCTTCATGCCCCTCTCCCTGCGGCGACCGAAGGAAGTCCCCGTGGGAGAGAGGGGTTGGGGTGAGGGCCAACGAAGTCAGCGCGTTCAGGCTTCCCGTGTTGCGACCACATCCACGATGGCTTTTGGTTTTGATGGCCTTGCGGCAGGGGTTTTCTTCTCGGGCACATGGCGCCGCTCGCCGCGGGGGCAGACGCTCAAAGCCCCTCTCCCTGCGGGAGAGGGGTTGGGGTGAGGGCTAACGAAGTTAGCGCGCTCAGGCTTCCGTGCTGCGACCACATCCACGATGGCTTTTGGTTTTGATGGCCTTGCAGCAGGGGTTCTCTTCTCGGACACATGGCGCCGCTCGCCGCGGGGGCATTCCTTTCTTTGCTTGTGCAAAGAAAGGAATCAAAGAAACACGCCCCAGGCGGCACGCCCTGCGCGCTGCGCGCTCCGGGTCCGCGAGCGGGCCGGGAATTTTCGTAAGGCACATCCGTGTGCCATACGAAAACGCCGTCATCCATGACGGCGCCCTTCGGGTTTTACCCGACCCACTCGCCGTGCCTCATGGGGGCCCCGAAAAGCAGGAGCGACGGCACAGCAGGTCGTGTGCGCGGATGCGTCGGCTTTGGCTCTCGGGCCCCCTGAGGTCCCGCCGTGACAGCGCACCCGCTGCGCAGCAGCGGGCGGACCGCCGGGGTGTGCTTTCTTTGCCTACTTTCTTTGCACAAGCAAAGAAAGGAATGCCCCCGCGGCGAGCGGCGCCATGTGTCGGCGACAGAATGCCTCGCCCGCAAGGCCATCAAAGGCAAAAGCCCACGGCGGATGTGGCAACCGCCAGAGCGGGCAGAACACATGGGCTCCGTCGGCCCTCACCCCAACCCCTCTCCCGCAGGGAGAGGGGCTCAACGGAGTCGTCTGCGTTCTGAGCAGAGGGCCATCGCGGATACGGTGGCCGCACAGTAAGCCTGAGGTAAGGGCTTCGTTGGCCCTCACCCCAACCCCTCTCTCCCACGGGGACTTCCTTCGGTCGCCGCAGGGAGAGGGGCTCAACGGCGTCAGCCTGCCTTCTGCGGCAGGATCTGGCACACCGCTTGGCACATCACCAGCACGCGGCCTGCGTCGTCACGCACCTCGCCGGCGAGGAACAGCTGCGTGCGCGTGCGCTCCACCAACCGTGCGTGGCACACGATGTGCGGCATCTCCTGCGTCACCGGGCGCAGGTATTGCGTATTGAGCGACGTCGTCACGCTGGGGGGCGCGATCAGGTACGAGAAAGGGCCCAGCGTATTGTCCAGTGCCGCCACGATGAAACCGCCCTGCATGTGCCCGATCGGGTTCTGGTAGCGCGGCAGCACCGGGAAGCGCATCGCCAGCGACTGGCCTTCCACGTAGTCGACCGGTTCGCCCTGCATGTCGAGCAGGCAGGGCGGCGGGATCTGCAGCGGGGCGCCGGCCGGCAGGCGGGCGCGCAGCAGGGCGTTGATGTCGTTGGTGGTGTCACTCATGGCGTGAAGCTCAGCTCGAACGAGGTGAAGAAGGGCGCGCGCGGTGGGGCGGACAGCGTGCTGCCGCGGATCTGCTTCTGCACGCAGATCGCCAGGGGCGTGCCGCCTTCCCGCCAGGTGCGGACCACCTGGCCGCTCGCATCCAGTTCGGCCACCACCACGAACGGTGAGGTGTCGGCAGTCGGCGTGGCGCAGCCGGCGATCGCGGCATCCAGCGCGAGCCGCTGCGCGTCGCGCAGTGCGCCGGCCTCGCTGGCGGGCAGCGAGGCTTCGTCGCGGTCCGCCTGCTGTTTGGCCGCGGCGTAGTCGGTGGGTGACTGCGCCTGCGCCGCCGAGGCAACGCACAGGGCGCAGGCGAGCAGGAGCGTGCGCATCACCGGGCCGTCCTCACGGGGCCTTCGGCGGCTCGATGCGCCAGACCTTGCCGTCGTCCTCGTCGGTCACGACGTAGACGCTGCCGTCCGCCGCCACGCGCACGTCGCGCACGCGTTCGCCGATCTCGTTGAGCAGGCGCTCCTCGCCGACGATCTTGTCGCCGTCCAGGGTGAGGCGGATCAGGTTGCGCTCCGCCAGCGCGCCCACGAACACGCTGTCGTTCCACGGGCTGTCGGGCTTGCCGGTAAGGAAGGCCATGCCGGAGACGCCGGGCGACTTCTCCCACAGGTGGAACGGTTGCTCCATGCCGTCCTTCGCCTTGCCTTCGGCTTC
Proteins encoded:
- the ccmE gene encoding cytochrome c maturation protein CcmE translates to MNPVRRRRLLFVLLAVVVAGIATTLIAMALERNVAYLYTPAEVLRGDAKQARFRLGGMVEKGSFAREAGSLTSHFRVTDGDAQLTVRYGKILPDLFREGQAVVATGTMQDGVFVAEDVLAKHDEAYMPKEVADKMGKAHQKHDVPATPAGSAN
- a CDS encoding tetratricopeptide repeat protein, producing MTVFVILAIVLSLAVLLAVLWPLWRDARGLVLAGVATLGIATFALYRVVGTPAALEPQAAAAMPATLDDAVAQLEAELAKQPNEPEGWRLLGKSYAALQRFGDAQKAFERAVQLLPTDADLLVEAAQARLFNNPERKLDTQAIALLDKAVAINPDHQRALWFVGLAQRQEGKHAEAAKTWEPLLAKVDPNTAATLRTQINEARADAGLPPLADTASAASADTAPALLTVTVDLAPALKDKLAPGDTLFVFARQIGGPPMPVAAKRLPVSAFPVTVPLGDGDSPMPTMKLSQLPQVQLVARIAKGNGPAAQTGDLEAAAVTADVKAGNTYTLTIDRVVP
- the ccmA gene encoding heme ABC exporter ATP-binding protein CcmA; this encodes MTDAAPRHPPLLAARALAFSRNDEPVFGPLDFHVDAGEALLVQGGNGVGKTTLLRVLAGLLRADAGQIDIDGQPAGPSRRAHAMAYLGHLPALKADLNTLENLNFLCGLHGRRARQMPGNALAMVGLAGYEDALARQLSAGQKKRLSLARLWLSPSPLWLLDEPYANLDLDGINLVNRMISAHLRDGGAALVTTHGAYAAPPVQTRMLVLERGDAA
- a CDS encoding pyridoxal phosphate-dependent aminotransferase, producing the protein MSQPQTKLPKVGTTIFTVMSQLAAEHGAVNLGQGFPDFAVPQRLVDELDRAMRDGHNQYAPMTGVAPLRQAIAEKVLRCYGREVNPDTEITVTSGATEALFNAIHAVVRSGEEVIVLDPAYDSYEPAIDLAGARAVHVPLDPQTFAVDWDRVRAAVTPKTRLLIINSPHNPSGAMFDEADIRALSALLEGTGIYLISDEVYEHIVFDGRRHESILRYPELAARAFVVSSFGKTYHCTGWKIGYAIAPPALSAEFRKVHQYNVFCTFAPAQHAFAAMIRDEPEHYEQLGAFYQDKRDRFREQLLGTKFKPLPVPGGYFQLVDYSAVSDLSDAEFVKWLTIEHGVTAIPLSPFYETPPAGQRLARLCFAKNEATLDAAIARLKAL
- a CDS encoding heme lyase CcmF/NrfE family subunit, producing MLPELGQIALILALLVAILQSVLPLAGAQRNKAAWMAVARPAAYAQLWLVMLAFIALTVAFVTQDFSVKYVADNSNSLLPMVYRYTAVWGSHEGSLLLWALVLALWTGAVALFSRRLPDVVMARVLGVMGVVAIGFLAFLIFTSNPFVRLLPSPGEGRDLNPLLQDPGMIIHPPLLYVGYVGFVVPFAFAIAALLDGHVDARWLRWTRPWTNIAWGFLTLGIALGSWWAYYELGWGGWWFWDPVENASFMPWLVGAALIHSQAVTEKRGAFRGWTLLLAIAAFSLSLLGTFLVRSGVITSVHAFAADPTRGVFILIFLGIVIGSSLLLYALRAPQLADGESEKSYFAASSRETLLLANNLLLTAACAMVLLGTLYPLIADALNLGKISVGPPYFSLLFIVLMAPLVALVPFGPITKWQRDNLAKPFAMLLPWAGLALILAAIAYFMAPQGKLKVAAGILGAAWVGLGTLRFVWQRLRANGRFTPEMLGMTLAHTGVAVFLVGALLVEGLNVQRELAVKPGQTVEVGRWGFHFQGVDETQGPNYLSDRGHVQVLRDGKPVVLLHPEKRAYASGGQVMTEAGIKPGVLGDVYVAIGEPLGNDAWALRVHIKPFVRWIWLGAALMALGGFVTAADRRFRNHKNAEARPA
- a CDS encoding DsbE family thiol:disulfide interchange protein, translated to MNNASELPPSPQRSRGALTFALVIIGLFFVGLMGLLYYGVSQSDRAGRDALPSPLIGKPAPAFDLPLLHDPARRVTNADLAGQPYVMNVWGSWCPECRVEHPVLTQFALTKRVRFIGYNLKDEREDALRWLEQFGNPYMMVIADLEGRAAIDWGIYGAPETFLVDGNGIVRWKHVGAIDQAIIDHQLIPALEKIEAGR
- the ccmB gene encoding heme exporter protein CcmB, producing MTTAPSLLQTARALITRDVQLLWRRRGDALQPALFALLVVVLFALGLGTSPQALSKVAPAVLWVAVLLAGLLSLDTLFRGDAEDGSLEQWILAPVPLAWLVLVRVLTHWATTALPLVIAAPLLGEMLHLPRSELPMLLATLALGTPLLSLLGAVVAALTVGMRRSGILVALLALPLYVPVLVFGAGAVAASAQGLDASGALLWLGAGLLLSLLLAPLAAAAAIRIALT
- the ccmD gene encoding heme exporter protein CcmD, with the protein product MTYLEYVIGAYAVFAVVLGWDFLAPRLQVRRELRAARLRVARDARRHAAPADLER
- a CDS encoding DUF3293 domain-containing protein, translating into MADHRAPADGTGLGEVPEAERARLATAWAAAHYFVTVGRQEWLFRTGMTAPDVERQVMASRYLFITAWNPPPGDAPRHVNDAAQERLHARLHTLGLAFHPALGCNNQGGMVEHGCLVLDATREQADALAREFGQGGTLFWHADAPVRLRMMWPRPPQADGDPYTDWVG
- a CDS encoding heme ABC transporter permease, with the translated sequence MNPLVRWFHQLGSPPYFDRFAARWTPWCYLAALVLLGVGLWQALFVVPADYQQGDSFRILYIHVPSAWMSMFVFGLMAFYAAIALIWRIKLCEILAMACAPTGAAFTVITLATGSIWGKPMWGTWWDWDPRLTTELILLFLYLGVMGLYGAIDDRRSAARAAGLLAIVGVALLPVIRYSVVWWNSLHQGQTIRVFGESSMDDSMLLPLVLMVIATKFWFLGSLLARARADNLRREAGKDWVAKLAATRETAP
- a CDS encoding cytochrome c-type biogenesis protein, with product MLALCLAACSFAAFAQASDPTPLQFTDATEEARFHRLTAELRCVMCQNQSLADSNAQIAHDLRREVLDLMRQGKDDAQVKQFLVERYGEFVLYKPDVAPATYILWFGPLLLLLAGGVWVGRIVAKRAKQPAPATDDTEQEW